One Lycium barbarum isolate Lr01 chromosome 5, ASM1917538v2, whole genome shotgun sequence genomic window carries:
- the LOC132640336 gene encoding scarecrow-like protein 30 → MKIDEGFVGLYDYEAGSTNKLEDEACSFFPDANLINNLKVSDNLVNTNHVDMSPFQSVVEPNTEACSFFPDDNLRVNDNLVNRNVDISPFQSVMEPNTEAHSYFPDPDLNNLRDSDNLVNRNGDISPFQSDVEPNTLVPSTADDAFHEDYDFSDVVLKYINQMLMEEDIEEKNCMFQESAALQAAERSFYDVIGQKYPPSQNHEKPSNLGQNGHYTDHSSFSYSANDGSDDVSHVPHITDGVALHSTSRSSYSSSGNLGQHGHYTTDHSSFYRSGNDGRSDGLLCPNWNLDLGEDDVSHVSDRVALHSISRSSYSSSGTITDVHVDSPASTERVPDIFSDRESIMQFKKGVEEASKFLPTGNSLLADVRYNVAGKEQYEERKDAVLKYGQKQSPERSRGKKNTLHEDVVDSTEGKNNKQSAVFSESIVRSEMFDSVLLCSAGKHESALRETFQAISRQNALENGPSKGSNGKKLQGKKKRGKRDVVDLRTLLTNCAQAVAAGNQRTANELLKQIRQSSSPLGDGMQRLAHYFADGLEARMAGSGTHIYKALITRPASASDVLKAYHLLLAACPFRKMSSFFSNKTIMNLAEKASTVHIIDIGIMYGFQWPGLIQRLSSRSGGPPKLRITGIDFPNPGFRPAERVEETGRRLAHYAESFNVPFEFNAIAQKWETVKLEDLKINKGEVLVVNCLYRFKNLLDETVVVNSPRDVVLNLIRRLNPDVFILGIVSGGYNVPFFISRFREAIFYYSSLFDMLDAIIPREVHERMLVEKNILGPEAMNVIACEGAERIERPETYKQWQVRIVKAGFRQLPLDEEIMRMTTERFKVFDKNFVIDVDSEWLLQGWKGRIGYALSTWKAAY, encoded by the coding sequence ATGAAAATTGATGAAGGTTTCGTGGGGCTATATGACTATGAAGCAGGATCGACAAATAAATTAGAGGATGAAGCTTGTTCATTTTTCCCTGATGCGAATCTGATTAATAATCTCAAGGTTAGTGATAACTTAGTCAACACGAATCATGTTGACATGAGTCCATTTCAATCTGTTGTGGAACCAAATACCGAAGCCTGTTCATTTTTCCCTGATGATAATCTCAGAGTTAATGATAATTTAGTCAACAGGAATGTTGACATTAGTCCATTTCAATCTGTTATGGAACCAAATACTGAAGCCCATTCATATTTCCCTGATCCGGATCTTAATAATCTCAGAGATAGCGATAATCTAGTCAACAGGAATGGTGATATTAGTCCATTCCAATCTGATGTGGAACCAAATACTTTAGTCCCATCAACTGCAGATGATGCCTTTCACGAGgattatgatttcagtgatgtgGTGCTTAAGTATATAAATCAAATGCTTATGGAAGAGGACATTGAAGAAAAGAATTGCATGTTTCAAGAGTCTGCAGCTCTTCAAGCTGCAGAAAGATCGTTTTATGATGTTATCGGACAGAAGTACCCTCCTTCCCAAAATCACGAGAAACCATCCAATTTAGGTCAGAATGGACATTATACTGATCATAGCAGTTTTTCCTATAGTGCAAATGATGGTAGTGATGACGTGTCACATGTGCCTCATATTACTGATGGTGTTGCTTTGCATTCAACTTCTCGGTCATCCTATAGTTCGTCTGGCAATTTAGGTCAACATGGACATTATACTACGGACCATAGCAGTTTTTACCGTAGCGGAAATGATGGTCGTAGTGATGGCTTATTATGCCCAAATTGGAATCTTGATCTCGGTGAGGATGATGTGTCACATGTTTCCGATCGTGTTGCTTTGCATTCAATTTCTCGGTCGTCCTACAGTTCGTCAGGTACTATCACGGATGTGCATGTGGATTCTCCTGCGAGCACAGAAAGGGTTCCCGACATATTTAGCGACAGAGAGTCTATTATGCAGTTTAAGAAAGGGGTGGAGGAGGCAAGTAAGTTCCTTCCTACGGGCAATAGCTTGCTTGCTGATGTGAGATATAATGTAGCGGGAAAGGAGCAGTATGAAGAGAGAAAAGATGCAGTACTAAAGTATGGGCAAAAACAATCTCCCGAAAGGTCGAGAGGGAAGAAAAATACCCTTCATGAAGATGTAGTAGATTCAACAGAAGGGAAAAATAACAAGCAATCTGCAGTGTTTTCTGAATCAATTGTTCGATCAGAAATGTTTGATAGCGTGCTGTTATGCAGTGCAGGAAAACATGAATCTGCTCTTCGTGAGACCTTTCAGGCTATATCAAGGCAAAATGCATTAGAGAATGGCCCTTCAAAGGGATCTAATGGCAAGAAgttacaaggaaagaaaaaaaggGGTAAAAGAGATGTAGTAGACTTGAGAACTCTCCTTACAAATTGTGCACAAGCTGTTGCTGCAGGTAATCAAAGAACAGCAAATGAGCTTCTGAAGCAGATCAGGCAAAGTTCTTCTCCTTTGGGTGATGGGATGCAGAGGCTGGCCCATTATTTCGCTGATGGGCTTGAAGCTCGGATGGCTGGTTCCGGTACTCATATTTATAAAGCCCTTATTACACGGCCCGCATCAGCATCTGATGTATTGAAAGCTTACCACCTACTGCTTGCTGCCTGCCCGTTTCGGAAGATGTCTAGCTTTTTCTCGAATAAGACAATTATGAATCTAGCTGAAAAGGCTTCGACTGTACATATTATAGACATTGGCATTATGTATGGTTTTCAATGGCCTGGCCTCATACAACGTCTCTCTTCTAGATCAGGTGGACCTCCAAAGCTTCGTATAACCGGGATTGATTTTCCAAATCCTGGTTTCCGACCAGCAGAGAGGGTTGAGGAAACGGGGAGACGGTTAGCTCATTATGCTGAGAGCTTCAATGTTCCTTTCGAGTTCAATGCTATAGCGCAGAAGTGGGAAACGGTTAAACTCGAGGATCTTAAGATCAATAAGGGCGAGGTTCTTGTTGTAAACTGTCTGTACCGTTTTAAAAATCTACTTGATGAGACCGTGGTGGTAAATAGTCCAAGAGATGTTGTTCTGAATCTTATCAGGAGGTTGAATCCAGATGTTTTCATACTGGGGATTGTAAGTGGTGGTTATAATGTCCCATTCTTTATCTCACGATTCCGCGAGGCTATTTTTTACTACTCGTCGTTGTTTGATATGCTTGATGCTATTATTCCCCGGGAAGTACATGAGAGAATGCTGGTTGAAAAGAATATACTTGGTCCGGAGGCAATGAATGTCATCGCGTGCGAAGGTGCTGAGAGAATTGAGAGGCCAGAAACATACAAGCAGTGGCAAGTCCGAATTGTGAAGGCTGGTTTTCGACAGCTTCCTTTGGATGAGGAGATCATGAGAATGACAACAGAACGGTTCAAGGTGTTTGACAAGAACTTCGTGATTGATGTAGATAGTGAATGGCTACTGCAGGGATGGAAGGGTCGTATCGGATATGCACTTTCAACATGGAAGGCAGCTTATTAA